TCCCTGGCGTCACTCCTGAGATACTGAAGGCTGCAGCTATTGGCAGCCGCTGGGGATACGCATACGCCCTGAAATATGTGTGGTTGACTAGCATTGCTTTTGGAGTCTGTGCCATTGTCGCATGCGCCTTTATCGGGAACACCAAGAAGTACATGACTAACCGTATTGCCGCTCGTATTGCTCACTGAACGGGGCTTTGCTAGTTATGTATTCTGGTTTGCGGGCTTGACTTCGCTCAGTGTAACTCGatacatatatatattctCCTTCTGCCTCACTGAGGCGTCATAAGCTTCAAGTATCAATTAATCTACAATCTCGTTCATCATCTATGCTTGCAACATGAACCTCAAACCTTATAGACAACTGTCAAGTATATAacatatatataaagtaaaataaatcaTTATTAACACTGGATCATGTTTGTAGCCACCATGCATGTGAAGGTATTCAGAATAGTCTAAGGGATCGATTTGAGGGAGGCCTTAGTGTGGAGTAATAAACACCAAGGCTCGGATTACTCCCACTTACTAAAACTACTCATtcctatatattacttttgaCTAAATTAATGCCAAAcgtaattaacttaatagtCTGATAGTAGGGTAGTTTGGTAAAAGTGGattttattcttttattcttttttttatctttttctatttactttttctcCTCCTTTACCCCCCAAGCTATCCCCCCGACTCTTTCCACCAGAAGAAACAATATCGAACTCAGATTATGAAGCAACCTTGAACTGCTCCCACAAGGCAGAGCCCGAGGCTGCATAATCACCAACAGTTCCGTCAATAGAGCCAATCCACCTGCTGTAGAGTTCAATGTCGATCTGGGTCTTCTTCACAGTGAGAAGAGCATCCAACTCGGTCCCGTCGTCCAGAGTCATATTCAGCGTCATCTGAGTCGGATTGGTCGAGCCCAGAGTTGGTGGATATGGCGTTCCGACAGGTCGGACTCGAAGGCCAGTGGTGCATGTATTTCCTACAACCTTTCCGTCCTTCAAAACGTAGCCGCCGACCTTCTCCACGTTGTTCTTATCGAGCatgtcgaagaagacaaTGTTGTAGTCGCCAAAGGTAGCATGGCCCCAGTACCAACCGTTCAGCGAGGCCAGGAAGGGAGCGTCACCCCAATTCTGAGTAGAAGACAGGAGTCAGTTtatcgatatcgatatcagaATGGTTGCTGGGGATGGGCAGTTTTGAACATACCTTATCGTGATAACCATTACCGGTAAACTTAATGTTTTGCCCATTGATGTTCACGTCAACATCGGCGTCGGCGGCAGGCATGACATTGACCCAGCCGACGTTGGGGAGAACCTTCATGTTCTGGCCAGCTTCAAGGGGACCGCACACATAGTGACCAGGGCCGCGCTAGTTGCACTACATCAGCTATTTCCATCTTTCAACAGGCTAGTGAAGGGGAATACTTACAGACTTCAATGTAAAGGTGCCCTCTACGGATGGGTTCAACAATGTCTTCTTGAAGGTGACCTTGTAGGTACTCAGATCTGGCGCTCCTTCGAACTTGGCACCGGATCCGGTCCAATCACCCGTAgctccatcgccatcaagTTTGATCGTGACGGAGGTAGAAGCAATGGGAAACGAAAAGCCGTCGCCGCCATTGTTGTAAAAGACATAGACGTTCAGTGGGTCGATTGCATTCAACAAGTCGAAGCTAAATCCGACAAAGGAAGAGGTGAAGAAAATGACGGTCAGAGCGTGTTCGCCATCATCAGAGACGGCGTCAAAGTACCACCAGTCGAAAGTAGTCGAGTTGATGGGGTTGACACGAGGACCATCGGCACCAGATGCGCAAGAGGTGAACAGCACGTCGCTGGGGCCGGGGGAGAGAATGGGAGAATAGGTAGTGACTTGCTTAGGGCATTGGGCGTAGCAGCCTACGACCAAGGTCAGAAGTGGCAATAGTGCCTTCAAAAAAGAGAACTTCATTGTAGGCCGGGTTGGTCTGCAACAAATATGATAAGATTATAGAGTAGAGAGTAGATATGAGTATTCTGGATTGTGTATCAGCGAGTTCACGTCATTGATAAGAGTCTgagaccttcttcttgtacAAAAAGACAACAGGTGAGTGATCAGATAATCCATTGTCGAAGGTTTACCAGGGATCCCGGCTCTAGACTCTTTTGGGAATCAGTTGCGAACAGAGGTACTTTGCTTCCAAAAACCTCGTCTAGTCTTGTCAGACTATCTGACACGGACATTCCAGTTCGTTTAAAGCTCGGGGACCTTTGCGGGGAAGTttacgatgaagaggagatgatgtCAAAGCGTTGGCCATGTCAGGCTAAGGCAGGGGAGACGAAAACAAGAGCTAATCCAGTTAGCGATAAGCGGTCTGATAACGACCTCGGTAGTTGCAGTATTTATGGTTTATACGAAGGATTGACAGTTGACAATCTGATCGAAAGTGACCAATAGGGCTTTAGGAAATTGAACGGGTTTAACTCTAGAGCCCGAGTACCGAGAACTCATGAGGGGTATCCCGAGCTGTCAAGCTGCCCGCCGTTGGAAGAGGCTAGATCATCCCTTGGAGGCAATGTAACAGTAAGCTAACGATGCAATTACGTTTCTGTTTCAAAGGCAATTGTTTGAGAATTATCACTGTGCCCGAAAGGTGCTGGATCAAAGCTCATGTTTCGGGATTATGTTCTATTCATCCCCATATTGCGGAGTCTGAACTTTAACCTTGTAGGCGGAACTTACGGAACAACTACGGAGACTGAGGATGATGTTACATCTAAAGGGCATTGAATAATGCAAGACTGGTATATTTGTCGACTCTTTATCCAGAATATGAATAGGAACCTGAAAATATATTCTCCCACGTGCCAAAAACCCAGCGCTCATACTCGCGTATCTCCTTCTCCGCCATCTTCACACCATCcactctctttctcttccgtGATCTCAAATCACTGTGTTTTGTAGGCTGATTGATATTGTAGTAAGAATATTTATTTGGCTGCGCTTCTTTGCCGGTATCACTGAGTATGAAGCGCTCAAAATCAGTCATGTTGAAGTTGCAAGTTATCGAAGGACTTGAGAATGCCGATTCGGAAGTTTGTTCTGGCCGGTTTGTCTTTGGTTGGGAGGAATATTGATCAAGTTGGCTGTCGAATGTTTTTGACTGCGAATCTCTCTTTCGGCGGCGCGATGAGTT
The window above is part of the Fusarium musae strain F31 chromosome 6, whole genome shotgun sequence genome. Proteins encoded here:
- a CDS encoding hypothetical protein (EggNog:ENOG41) gives rise to the protein MKFSFLKALLPLLTLVVGCYAQCPKQVTTYSPILSPGPSDVLFTSCASGADGPRVNPINSTTFDWWYFDAVSDDGEHALTVIFFTSSFVGFSFDLLNAIDPLNVYVFYNNGGDGFSFPIASTSVTIKLDGDGATGDWTGSGAKFEGAPDLSTYKVTFKKTLLNPSVEGTFTLKSRGPGHYVCGPLEAGQNMKVLPNVGWVNVMPAADADVDVNINGQNIKFTGNGYHDKNWGDAPFLASLNGWYWGHATFGDYNIVFFDMLDKNNVEKVGGYVLKDGKVVGNTCTTGLRVRPVGTPYPPTLGSTNPTQMTLNMTLDDGTELDALLTVKKTQIDIELYSRWIGSIDGTVGDYAASGSALWEQFKVAS